The following are encoded together in the Populus trichocarpa isolate Nisqually-1 chromosome 5, P.trichocarpa_v4.1, whole genome shotgun sequence genome:
- the LOC7494708 gene encoding uncharacterized protein LOC7494708, giving the protein MAELTAWLLMILVVLTFTVVSSIDDKCAACNAVAEEIENGLSNEKPRNHLDMRHRLDSKGQRKGKVIDYRVSELRVVELLDGLCDKMQDYTLQKVDSKRYEWVRVDSWDNLAINKQEAKAYSKDISSYCGRLLEETEDELAERIKKGSVKVGDVSKILCQDLSKHCNMSSDSHQADADDDEPDGEL; this is encoded by the exons ATGGCGGAGTTGACGGCGTGGCTTCTGATGATACTCGTCGTTTTGACATTCACAGTTGTCTCAAGCATCGATGACAAATGCGCTGCTTGTAATGCCGTTGCG GAGGAGATAGAGAATGGGCTTTCCAAT GAAAAACCGAGGAATCATTTGGATATGCGACATAGATTGGATTCTAAAGGTCAACGTAAAGGAAAAGTAATTGATTACAG AGTCAGTGAGCTTAGGGTCGTTGAGTTACTAGATGGGCTTTGTGATAAAATGCAAGATTACACTCTTCAGAAG GTGGATTCGAAAAGATATGAATGGGTTAGAGTGGATAGCTGGGACAATCTTGCAATTA ACAAGCAAGAAGCCAAGGCATATTCAAAAGATATATCATCTTATTGTGGAAG GTTATTGGAGGAAACTGAAGATGAG TTGGCAGAACGGATAAAGAAAGGATCTGTGAAAGTAGGAGATGTGAGCAAGATTTTATGCCAGGATTTGAGCAAGCATTGTAATATGTCCAG TGACTCCCATCAGGCAGACGCTGATGATGATGAACCAGATGGAGAACTCTGA
- the LOC7494709 gene encoding probable protein phosphatase 2C 27: protein MAAGMDFSPPFTVLEGGYNKDNNNSSTNVSENQNAENLDNLKQSTNGKPPRHLRQSMDSTRLLNAADLALDVGVVVVVSNSPADERTDFLPLFRSGSCAEGGPKQYMEDEHVCIDNLVDHLDATANCPSPGAFYGVFDGHGGTDAALFVKNNILRFIVEDSHFPICVEKAIKSAFVKADYAFADDSALDISSGTTALIALIFGRTLIVANAGDCRAVLGRRGRAIEMSKDHKPNCTSERLRIEKLGGVIYDDYLNGQLSVARALGDWHMKGPKGSACPLSAEPELRETNLTEEDEFLIMGCDGLWDVMSSQCAVTISRKELMLHNDPERCSRELVREALRRNACDNLTVIVICFSPDPPPRIEIPQSRVRRSISAEGLNLLKGVLDSNS from the exons ATGGCAGCAGGCATGGATTTTTCGCCACCATTTACGGTACTAGAAGGCGGTTACAACAAagacaacaacaacagcagcacTAATGTATCGGAAAATCAAAACGCTGAGAATTTAGACAACCTTAAACAATCCACCAATGGGAAACCTCCACGACATCTCCGTCAAAGTATGGACTCCACCCGATTGCTCAACGCCGCTGATCTg gcGCTTGATGTTGGGGTTGTGGTCGTGGTTAGTAACTCACCGGCTGATGAAAGAACGGATTTTTTACCGTTGTTTCGATCGGGAAGTTGTGCTGAAGGAGGGCCTAAACAGTATATGGAAGATGAACATGTTTGTATAGATAATCTTGTTGATCATCTAGATGCCACCGCCAACTGCCCTTCTCCGGGAGCTTTTTATGGG GTGTTTGATGGGCATGGAGGAACAGATGCGGCATTGtttgtgaaaaataatattctgaGGTTTATAGTCGAGGACTCCCATTTTCCGATTTGTGTGGAGAAGGCTATTAAGAGTGCTTTTGTGAAAGCTGATTATGCATTTGCAGATGATAGTGCACTTGATATCTCTTCTGGCACCACCGCACTAATTGCTCTTATATTTGGAAG GACATTAATAGTTGCCAATGCTGGAGATTGTCGAGCTGTGCTGGGGAGGCGAGGTAGAGCAATTGAGATGTCCAAAGACCACAAACCTAACTGCACATCAGAGAGACTAAGAATTGAGAAACTTGGTGGCGTCATTTATGATGACTACCTCAATGGCCAATTATCTGTTGCACGTGCCCTCGGAGACTGGCACATGAAGGGCCCTAAAGGTTCGGCCTGCCCTTTAAGTGCTGAGCCTGAATTGCGAGAGACAAATTTGACTGAGGAAGATGAGTTCTTGATCATGGGCTGTGATGGCCTGTGGGATGTAATGAGCAGCCAGTGTGCTGTGACAATTTCTAGGAAAGAACTGATGCTCCATAATGATCCTGAAAGATGCTCAAGAGAGCTGGTCAGGGAGGCACTCAGACGCAATGCATGTGATAATCTAACAGTAATTGTTATCTGTTTCTCCCCGGATCCACCCCCCAGGATAGAAATCCCACAATCCCGAGTTCGGAGGAGCATATCAGCTGAAGGTTTGAACTTACTAAAGGGTGTTCTGGATAGTAACTCATGA